In the genome of Marinomonas algicola, the window AAATTCGGGAGAAGGGCTGACACCTAATGGGAACAACGTTATCACCATTATGAAAAACACAAGCGCATTAATGGTATCTTGCTTTCTTCGGAGCAAAGTGAGCAATTCACCTTTCGCAAAAGAAGTATAGTTCATAACGTTAAATCAATCTCTTTGATATGAAGAGATGCGTCTATATTTTGATGTGTCGTTAGGATAATAACACCTCCAGCGCTAATATGACTCTTCATGCGTTTTTCCAATGAATCAACCCCCTTCACATCTAAAGCAGTGAAAGGCTCATCCAATAACCACAAAGGTTTATCCGTTAACCATAGCCTAGCTAACGTAATACGACGTTTTTGCCCCGCAGAAAGTTGATTAGATGGCGTATCTTCATAACCGGATAACGAAACGGCATGCAGTGCGAACGAAATATCTTCATCACTCGCCTTCGGAAAATACCAACGGAGGTTTTCCGATACAGAAAAAACCGATTTGATTGCAGAGTGATGCCCTAGATACAGCACATCATTATGCAACAAGTCCCGATAACGACTTACGTCTTCATTGTTATAAACAATATGCCCTTCTAACGCCGGTAAGATACCAACTAGAACTTTTAACAAGGTACTTTTGCCGGCGCCATTTTCCCCATTGATTTTTGCTATATCTCCACTAACAAGAGAAAAAGACATCTCTTTACAAAGATACCTTTCTCCACGCTCAATCCAAAGGTTAGACACGCTTAAACTAATAGAAGAATACAAAAGATTTGCCTTTTCTTGCCGACAACAAGGTAGTAACGTATTTTCGTTTAAATGAAACTGCCGCTATTATAAAAGAAAGATGAAAAAATAACGACAAACGAGTGCCTTAACTAGGTCAATTTAATGATGTTTGATATTAGTAAACTGAATTCATCGTCTTCTCAGGCAATCAATAGCCTCAAGGGACAACCAACAAAAGAACTTACTGGCACCCTTGCTAAGCTTTCAAGTGAGCTTAAATTAATAGAAAGCTTGGAACTTATTAAAGTAAACAGTGCAAAAGATGTCACCTTCCAACAAAAGCCAGCGCAAATTATTGAGGTTAGTACAAAAGCACATCAAAACTTTAATCTAATCAACACCCAAAATAAGTTAGATCTGCAAAATGGAGACACGCTTCAACTACACGTTCAGAAAAATGGTGATCGAGCTATCATCTCTCTGATAAATCAAAATAACCGTACACCAGTACCCACATCACCAAACAAGCATACACATTCATCTGAGCAGACAGTTCAGAAAATGTTAACAACAGAAGCCAGCAAGAACCTAATTCAAAACAATCATCAGAATCAAAGTGCAACGACTCAAAATAGCTCAATTCAAAAGCACGGTTTAGTCAACACAACATCCAACATAACAAAGGATGCAACACCTACGATTCTCACCTCATCGACTGTGGACTTAACTCAATCAAAACCCAACAAGGTTAACACTCTCTCAGTGAGTTCACTCAATAATACAGCGAATGCTCAATTAACGATTTCAGACATTAAGCTACCTGTTAACATCCTATCAAAGACAATCCCTTTAACCGTTTTATCCATTTCTCAAACTACTACAAGCTCTGTTCATAATACTTCTATGCCCCTTGCGGAGGTAAAGACAAGACCAAATACAACGACAACACAGTCGCCCAATACAACCCCCCCTAATCCATCAGTACAAAGTAGCCAATATACTCAAGATCAAACAAAAATGATTCAGAGCCAGCAAACAGCCAATCACTCTGTAAAAACACCCACCCAGATACCCAGCTTTTTAGTAGAAGTGAGTGACGGTGAAGAAACTTTTACCATCAAAACATTGCATAGACCAGAAATCGGATCAAAAATGGCGGTAATGGTTGATACAAAAGGACAGGTTCAACTCCTTCCAAAAGAAACTCTACCGTCTATTAATACACCAGTGGAGGACGGCTTAAAGGTAAGCTTACCAAAACAGCTTAACCTACAAGAAATCAATCAACTGATAAAACAGTTGGATACCCTCTCACAATCAAGTCAGCTTGGCAGCGAAAAGCTTCAACAAACCTTAACAAAATTAATTTCAAGCATCCCAAATTTGACGACGTTAGTTACTCATCCTGAGTCTTTAAAACAAACTTTCCAGCAAAGTGGTTTATTTTTAGAAAGTAATTTAGCGAAAGAAACCCCTTCAATTGAAAAAGACATAAAACTAAATTTTTTAAAGCTCCAAGCCGCCATATCTGAAATGAGTAGCACTAAACTTCCCTCTCAATTTGACCTAGTAGAAAATGCCATTGAAAGAATCACCACAAATCAATTAAAGCATTTAGTTGAAACAGTGCGAACTGAAAGCCAACTCTTTCCATTACACATGGAACTACCGATCAAACATGGAAACAGCAGCTCTTATGTTCAATTTGAAATCGATAAGGATGCAAGCGAAATTGAAAATCATGACCAGGAGAAAAGACGTTGGCTTGTAAAGTTAAAGTTTGATTTTCCTGAGACAGGTAAAATTGAAGCGCGTTTAAGCATTAAGGATAATAAAGCCGATCTCATTTTTGTAGCCGAAAACAAACACACCGAACTCAAAATTCGCTCTCAATTAAGTCAAGTAAAAGCAAATTTAAAAACTAAAGACATCGAGGTTGAGAGGATCGATTGCTTTTGTGCTCCATTAGACAGTGAGCCAAAGCAAATCATAACAAAAAGATTAATTGATGTGAGAACATGATGAAAAAAGCGGTTGCTCTACAATACGACTTCCAAAATGCGCCGAAACTTACTGCCAAAGGCACTGGATTTATGGCGCAGCGGATTATGGAAGTAGCGAAAGAAAATGGTGTACTGTTACACAAAAGTCCAGAACTGGTTGAAATGCTCAGTACACTAGAACTCGGAGATGAAATACCTGAGACTCTCTACCTTGCTGTAGCGGAAATTATCGCGTTCGCCCATCAACTTAAAAGTTAAGTAAACCTTTGATCTGATGGCCGACGAGACTCTTTATGCAACAGACTAATCAGCTCCGCTTCAGCTCGAATCAAACCACATTTTGATACTAAATCATCTACTGTTGCACCTAATGCTAGCAGTTCCATTGCTCTATTGTAGGAAACATTACCTTCTTTTGATAAAATTTCTGACTGCCTTTCTACGGCAATATTTAATTTTTTCTCAATAGCGACTAATCGTCTACCCATACCGATTGAGCCAGAAGCTAACACTTGAATTTGTTTTTTTTGATTTTGATCCGCATCAAGTTGCGTATTCGTTAGACGTTTCAACCTCTTTGATAAGGAATAAACCCAAAAACTCACTCCTATCAGAATAAGAAACTGCACAACCAAAATAAGGTTAAATAACCATTGAGATTCCATGAAGCAATTACAACCTTAACCTACATTGAAGAAACTTCTTGCCACTCTTCTTCTGATAACAGTTTATCCAAATCCACCAGAATAAGAAGCGTATCGTTTTTATGACATACGCCTTGAATAAATCTTGAAGATTCGTCATTCCCTACATTAGGTGAAGGCTCAATTTCGGATTGGCGTAGGTACACAACTTCTGATACCGCATCAACTAATATTCCTATAACATGACCTTCAACTTCAAGAATCATAATACGAGTCGAGTCTGTAATTTCCCCTGTAGGCAAAGAAAAACGTTGACACGTGTCAATAACAGTGACAACACTCCCTCTAAGATTAATAATACCGAGGACGTAAGATGGGGCACCAGGTACGGGAGCAATTTCTGAATAACGTAACACCTCTTTAACCTGCATTACATTAATACCGTATATCTCATTTTCCAAACGAAAAGTCACCCATTGTAGAATCGGGTCTTCATTCGATTGAACTGCTTTACTCGTTGTTAAAGACATAACTAAACCTCCAACATCATTAAAAAGATGTTATTTTAAATGGGCTTTAAAACCGTTTTTTGGGTCATTTAATAGTTCAATAAAACCTTGAATATCAAGAATAGCGCACATATGTTCAATTACCGTTCCAGCTAACCAGGGTCTTTTACTCCTGTCAGAGCGCCATTTAACGGCTGAAGGCTCTAGCGTTATCGCTTCCGCTACGACCTCACAAGCAAGACCCCAATCAGATCGATCAAGCTGTATTACAAATTTAAAGTTTTCTTTAAGATCACCTTGATAGTGATTTGGCATTACCCATAAAGCGGTATCTACTGTTCTAATATGCTTATCGTGTACAGTTGCCACACCCAAAAACCATTTTGGTTGTCCAAAAAGTGGTGTAAGATTTGATTTGTCAGCCTTTTGAATACCTCCAAGCTCTACTAACGGAACGGCCATTTTCAAGCCACCAACTTTAAAAAGAAGGCATTCAAATCGACTTTTAGCCCATGGCAAAGGGTCTGTTTTGGATAAGACTGGAGCCGTATCTTCAACCTGATTATCGGCATCAATAAGGTCATTCAAATCTGACTTAATTGTAGGTCTTAATCGTTTCGGTTGCACTGGAGATGGCAGAGAAACGTCTTCTATTCGTGAAGAGCCATCAAATTCGAAATCAGCGGTTTCAGCAACGGACTTTTTTTCTTCTGACTCAAGACTCAAACCGTCAGGGTGATTATCGGACTCCTTACCAGCACTTTCTAAAACAACCTCATCATAGTCAACTTTTGTGCCCTCATCGTCCTCTTTCACGGCCTCTTCATGCACAGAAAGAGAGTCCTCAGCCTTGTCTACAACCTGATGCATACTTGCATCTTGTACAGCGGCTTCGAAATCAGCAAAGGCAGCATCTAAATTATCAAAATCGTTCTCATCCCAAGACTCTTCCTCAACAGCAGCCATCTCGCTAAAGGGCTCCGCAGAAGAAAGATCAACTTCTACTTCAGTTTCCTCAACGCCGTCTTTTTCATAATCAAGAGAGAGACGCTCATTGGAAGTAGAGAAAGCACTTTCATCCGCGCCGTCATCGACCTCTGTCGAGTCAGTCAGACTTGAAGAGGTATCTAGAGAAACACTTTCTAAAGCACTCTCTGCATTTTCCTCTTCCGTTGGGTTGGTGTCATCTTCATTAGCTAACTCATTTAAATGAGAAATTGTGGCTTCTTGAAGCAACTCATCCAAATATCTCTGAACGGCAAGCTGTGGTCCAATTAACTCATCTTCTTCTGTTGGCTTAAATTCTTTCATGATCAATTCACAGGGTCTTTCAACGTACTAATTAGACTGGCGTAAGCCTTTATTCCCCTAGCACTGCTATCTAAGGCCGAAGGTGCAATACCAGCTGTACTGGCATCTCGTAACTTAGTATCAATTGGTATTACAGAATGCCAAACAAGGTCGTCATAAGTATCTTTAAGACTTCTTAAACTCTTATTAGAAGCTTGAGTTCGTCGATCAAAAAGAGTGGGTACAATAATATAAGGCACGGGTTTTTTTCTTGCTCGATTTATCATGGTCAATGTTCTAACCATCCGTTCCAAACCTTTAATGGCTAAAAACTCCGTCTGAACAGGTATCACCAGTTGCTGACAAGCCGCTAATGCATTAATCATCAAGACACCTAATACCGGTGGACTATCGATCAATACATAATCATAATCATCCCATAAAATGGCAAGCGTTTTAGAAATAACTAACCCCATTCCACCTTGGGCCTGAGCATGACGCTCCAATGTAGCTAGAGCAGTAGAAGATGGCAGTAAAGATAAGTTAGGATGACCGGTGTCTAATACCAACTTTTTAGGAAGCTCCTGCGTAATTTTACCTTGAACTTGGAATAAGTCATACACACTGTGTTCTATAGAATCCGGATCAAATCGAAAATAACTCGTTAAAGATCCATGAGGGTCTAAATCAACCATGAGCACCCTATGCCCCTCATCCGCGAGCAGGCCGGCAAGAGACACCACAGTCGTTGTTTTGCCAACACCTCCTTTTTGATTCGCTACAGCCCAAATGTGCACAATTGACCCCTAAATTATTACTGTTTTTTTCTGGCATAATTCTATTATCATAAACAGCAATAAGCTATTTAAACAAGAGATCATACACACCAACATTATCCGTTTTGCTTATTTTTAATGTTACACGCCGGTTCTGCTCTCTGGCAAATTCATTAGTATTTCTTACCTGTGGTTTAAAGCTCGAAAAACCGATAGGTGCAATGTACTCCGGTGGAATACCTCTAAAAACCATTTCATCAACAACTGAAGAGGCTCTTTCTGAAGAAAGATGCCAATTTGTTGTGTACTGTGACGAGTTTATAGCTAGATCATCTGTATGACCTTCAACAATAATGGGGTATTTAAACTGTTTCAAAAATTCAGTCAAAGAGATCAATATTGCAACCGCATCATTAGTCAACTCATATTGACCTGTATCAAATAGTAAGCCAGATCTTAAATCAAGATTAATCCAATTTTTATCTTCTGATAAACTAATTAAACCTGCTGACGAGTACTCATCCAATTGATTCGCAATCAATTGACTAAGCTGGTTAAACAATATCGAAGAAGACTCTGGAGCATTCACTCCAGGTAACTCGGCGTCCTCAGACTCCGCTGGATCGACCTCAAACATTGACTCAGATTGAGGGTCATTTGTCGTTGGGTCACCAATTGATATTGGCTTTATTGATTTCTGAACAGCATCAAAAATGCCCTCTAGCGTCTCACTTATTAATTTATCATCACCTGCGTTCTGTATAGATATAGAATATAAAGCAACAAAAAAAGCAAAGAGTAAGGTGATAAAATCCGCATAAGAGAGAATCCAACGATCCTTTGATAACCCTCTTTTTTTTGATTTAAAAGAAGGTCTTTTCACTCTTGCCTTTCTGGTTAATTCATCTGTTTCACTCATAGCCACTAAGCTCAACATCTAGCCTCTGCGGATGCTTACCAAGCGCTATTCCGTGAATACCATCTATTAACAATTGGTTGTATAACAATTCTTGATCGGCATAAAACGCCACCTTCTTAGCTAATGGGAAAATAACTAAATTAGCAAAACCTTGACCGTATAACGTTGAAACAAAAGCAACAGCAATGCCATGACCCAAAGCTTCGGGGCTGTTTAAATTTGCCATCGCTTGAATTAAACCAAGAACGGATCCCATAATACCAAGAGTAGGTGCATAACCACCAATAGACTCCATAAATTCAATTGCAGATTCTCTTTTTTCTCGCAAACGAATTGCTTCATCATGCATTCGCTCAGTTAATTCGTCCGCATCAGTACCATCAACAGCCATTTGAAGCGCTCTGATAGCAAGCGCACTATTCAAATTACTGACGTCATTATCAAGTGAAACAAGAGACGTTTTACGTGCTTTTACAGCAAGCAGGAATATAGATTGCCGTGCATTCGATAAATTGTAACGAGGAGGAAATAAAGTCCATTTGAACATTGCAAGAGAACGCAATGAGTTAGATAAGGTACTTTGAATTAAGGCAGCACCAATGCTACCTATAACAACAATGATAGCTGATGGCAGGTTCAGAAGTAAAACAAGCTCCCCTCCACCTAGCCAATTCGCCAAAAAAACTGACGTAAACGCAATTATAAGTCCAGCTAAGGTTAGAAGATCCAACGTTAACTAACCTCTTTAACAATTCGATGGCCTATATCGTCTAAATCAATCACATCATCCGATAAGTTTGCTTTTTCAATAGCCATGGGCATGCCATAGATAACACAGGTTGATTCACTCTGAGACCAGACTTTAGAACCAGAGTTTTTTAACATCCTGGCACCTTCTCTGCCATCCATCCCCATACCCGTCATAACAATTGACAATACTTTCCCTGGGTAACATTTAGAGGCAGAACCGAAAGTAACATCAACAGAAGGTTTATAGTTTAACCTTTCATCTCCATCTAAAATGCGCACACAACCACCATTACGAGAATCAATCATCATTTGCTTTCCTCCGGGCGCGATAAGGGCAACACCAGGTAGAAGCTTGTCGCCATCGTGCGCTTCTCTAACCGTAATCTGACAAATTTGATTCAAACGATCCGCAAATGCCCCCGTAAAAGCGGCTGGCATATGTTGAACAACCACAATAGGAACAGCAATATCATGAGGTAATTTCGTTAAAACGTTTTGCAATGCCATTGGCCCTCCAGTCGATGTACCGATGGCAATTAAGCCAACTTTTTTACGAGACCGAGGTATAATGACACCCCTTTCCGTAACAATCGGAGCGGAAACTTTTTTAGGCGCCGCTTTATAAACAGGCTTTTCACCTAACATAACGGTTGTTCTTGAAACCGTTAAGACACGTTCAACTAGGGCATGCTTAACAACCTTTGAATCGCGCGAGATATCTTCAAAGTTTTTAGGCATGAAATCAACTGCGCCTGCCTCCAATGCATCAAGAGTCACTCTTGCCCCTTCATGAGTCAGCGAAGAAAACATCAAGACAGGAGTCGGGCGTAATTTCATGATATTGGCAACGGCCGCAATACCGTCAAGGACTGGCATTTCATAATCCATTGTCACAACATCAGGCTTAAGAGACTGAACCTTATCGACAGCCTCTTGCCCATTTGTTGCTGTTCCGATTACTTTAAGGCGAGGGTCTGCTTCAAAAATTTCAACCAATCGTCTTCTAAAAAAACCAGAATCATCAACAACAAGTACTTTTACTGGCATATAGCCACTCCTAAAACCTTTTGACTATTTAGTGCGTTGAAGCATAATTTTTTAACATACTAGGAACGTCTAGAATTAATGCAATTCTTCCATCACCTGTTATTGTTGCGCCCGCCATTCCAGCGGTACCTTGAAGCATTTTTCCAAGAGGTTTAATAACAACTTCTTCCTGACCAACCAGTTGATCAACGACAAAACCTACTTCATTTATGCCGACTTGCACAACAACTACATGAGCTTCTTCTGGTGCATTTTCATCCGCTTTACCTTTAACCAACCATTTTTTCAGATGGAATATAGGCAAAGTTTTCCCTCTAATGACAACGACCTGCTGCCCATTAACGACGTTGGTTTTCTTCAGGTTAAGATGAAAAATTTCATTTACACTCACAAGAGGAAAAGCAAAAGCTTGATCGTCAAGCATAACCATCAATGTTGGCATTATCGCAAGCGTTAAAGGAACCTTGATACTAAAACGCGAACCTTTACCTAAGACTGATTTAATATCTAAAGTACCATTGAG includes:
- a CDS encoding flagellar hook-length control protein FliK — translated: MMFDISKLNSSSSQAINSLKGQPTKELTGTLAKLSSELKLIESLELIKVNSAKDVTFQQKPAQIIEVSTKAHQNFNLINTQNKLDLQNGDTLQLHVQKNGDRAIISLINQNNRTPVPTSPNKHTHSSEQTVQKMLTTEASKNLIQNNHQNQSATTQNSSIQKHGLVNTTSNITKDATPTILTSSTVDLTQSKPNKVNTLSVSSLNNTANAQLTISDIKLPVNILSKTIPLTVLSISQTTTSSVHNTSMPLAEVKTRPNTTTTQSPNTTPPNPSVQSSQYTQDQTKMIQSQQTANHSVKTPTQIPSFLVEVSDGEETFTIKTLHRPEIGSKMAVMVDTKGQVQLLPKETLPSINTPVEDGLKVSLPKQLNLQEINQLIKQLDTLSQSSQLGSEKLQQTLTKLISSIPNLTTLVTHPESLKQTFQQSGLFLESNLAKETPSIEKDIKLNFLKLQAAISEMSSTKLPSQFDLVENAIERITTNQLKHLVETVRTESQLFPLHMELPIKHGNSSSYVQFEIDKDASEIENHDQEKRRWLVKLKFDFPETGKIEARLSIKDNKADLIFVAENKHTELKIRSQLSQVKANLKTKDIEVERIDCFCAPLDSEPKQIITKRLIDVRT
- a CDS encoding EscU/YscU/HrcU family type III secretion system export apparatus switch protein, with the translated sequence MKKAVALQYDFQNAPKLTAKGTGFMAQRIMEVAKENGVLLHKSPELVEMLSTLELGDEIPETLYLAVAEIIAFAHQLKS
- a CDS encoding DUF2802 domain-containing protein, translating into MESQWLFNLILVVQFLILIGVSFWVYSLSKRLKRLTNTQLDADQNQKKQIQVLASGSIGMGRRLVAIEKKLNIAVERQSEILSKEGNVSYNRAMELLALGATVDDLVSKCGLIRAEAELISLLHKESRRPSDQRFT
- a CDS encoding chemotaxis protein CheW, with the protein product MSLTTSKAVQSNEDPILQWVTFRLENEIYGINVMQVKEVLRYSEIAPVPGAPSYVLGIINLRGSVVTVIDTCQRFSLPTGEITDSTRIMILEVEGHVIGILVDAVSEVVYLRQSEIEPSPNVGNDESSRFIQGVCHKNDTLLILVDLDKLLSEEEWQEVSSM
- a CDS encoding chemotaxis protein CheW, with protein sequence MKEFKPTEEDELIGPQLAVQRYLDELLQEATISHLNELANEDDTNPTEEENAESALESVSLDTSSSLTDSTEVDDGADESAFSTSNERLSLDYEKDGVEETEVEVDLSSAEPFSEMAAVEEESWDENDFDNLDAAFADFEAAVQDASMHQVVDKAEDSLSVHEEAVKEDDEGTKVDYDEVVLESAGKESDNHPDGLSLESEEKKSVAETADFEFDGSSRIEDVSLPSPVQPKRLRPTIKSDLNDLIDADNQVEDTAPVLSKTDPLPWAKSRFECLLFKVGGLKMAVPLVELGGIQKADKSNLTPLFGQPKWFLGVATVHDKHIRTVDTALWVMPNHYQGDLKENFKFVIQLDRSDWGLACEVVAEAITLEPSAVKWRSDRSKRPWLAGTVIEHMCAILDIQGFIELLNDPKNGFKAHLK
- a CDS encoding ParA family protein, with product MHIWAVANQKGGVGKTTTVVSLAGLLADEGHRVLMVDLDPHGSLTSYFRFDPDSIEHSVYDLFQVQGKITQELPKKLVLDTGHPNLSLLPSSTALATLERHAQAQGGMGLVISKTLAILWDDYDYVLIDSPPVLGVLMINALAACQQLVIPVQTEFLAIKGLERMVRTLTMINRARKKPVPYIIVPTLFDRRTQASNKSLRSLKDTYDDLVWHSVIPIDTKLRDASTAGIAPSALDSSARGIKAYASLISTLKDPVN
- a CDS encoding OmpA family protein; this translates as MSETDELTRKARVKRPSFKSKKRGLSKDRWILSYADFITLLFAFFVALYSISIQNAGDDKLISETLEGIFDAVQKSIKPISIGDPTTNDPQSESMFEVDPAESEDAELPGVNAPESSSILFNQLSQLIANQLDEYSSAGLISLSEDKNWINLDLRSGLLFDTGQYELTNDAVAILISLTEFLKQFKYPIIVEGHTDDLAINSSQYTTNWHLSSERASSVVDEMVFRGIPPEYIAPIGFSSFKPQVRNTNEFAREQNRRVTLKISKTDNVGVYDLLFK
- a CDS encoding MotA/TolQ/ExbB proton channel family protein, whose translation is MDLLTLAGLIIAFTSVFLANWLGGGELVLLLNLPSAIIVVIGSIGAALIQSTLSNSLRSLAMFKWTLFPPRYNLSNARQSIFLLAVKARKTSLVSLDNDVSNLNSALAIRALQMAVDGTDADELTERMHDEAIRLREKRESAIEFMESIGGYAPTLGIMGSVLGLIQAMANLNSPEALGHGIAVAFVSTLYGQGFANLVIFPLAKKVAFYADQELLYNQLLIDGIHGIALGKHPQRLDVELSGYE
- a CDS encoding protein-glutamate methylesterase/protein-glutamine glutaminase, which translates into the protein MPVKVLVVDDSGFFRRRLVEIFEADPRLKVIGTATNGQEAVDKVQSLKPDVVTMDYEMPVLDGIAAVANIMKLRPTPVLMFSSLTHEGARVTLDALEAGAVDFMPKNFEDISRDSKVVKHALVERVLTVSRTTVMLGEKPVYKAAPKKVSAPIVTERGVIIPRSRKKVGLIAIGTSTGGPMALQNVLTKLPHDIAVPIVVVQHMPAAFTGAFADRLNQICQITVREAHDGDKLLPGVALIAPGGKQMMIDSRNGGCVRILDGDERLNYKPSVDVTFGSASKCYPGKVLSIVMTGMGMDGREGARMLKNSGSKVWSQSESTCVIYGMPMAIEKANLSDDVIDLDDIGHRIVKEVS